In Alteromonas naphthalenivorans, one DNA window encodes the following:
- a CDS encoding MotA/TolQ/ExbB proton channel family protein — protein MFNSVKRIAFGLVALSLSAGAVAQNDRAMDLDALLKQLEEGQFAQSEQNKQRERDFIAQRAEQDQVLRDTRARRDQMLAQSEQLETRFEENEFKLADLNGALDTRLGSLKELFGVLQQIAGDTKNKFYNSVVSAQITGRSDFLDKMAQDMGSSSKLASIEEIERVWFEMQREMTESGKVTKFTTDVVEAGGQKVSKEVVRVGPFALVADGKYLEYNGVTGTVSELIRQPADRYNSSAAELQESTSGELVQFGIDPTGGSILGLLVQAPNLKERVEQGGVVGYIILIVGAFGLLLAIERLITLSLIRMKVNKQLKSKEVKTNNPLGRVLKVRDEHPNADVEALELHLTEAILGEVPKLGRNLTIIKIISVVAPLMGLLGTVTGMINTFQAITLFGTGDPKLMAGGISTALVTTVLGLVVAIPMTLLYAMLNTRSKNIVYILQEQASGVIAERAERS, from the coding sequence ATGTTTAATTCAGTAAAACGTATCGCTTTTGGCCTAGTAGCCCTTAGCTTAAGCGCTGGTGCAGTAGCACAGAACGACCGCGCAATGGACCTTGATGCACTGCTTAAGCAGCTAGAAGAAGGTCAATTTGCCCAGTCTGAGCAAAACAAACAACGTGAGCGCGATTTCATCGCTCAACGTGCTGAGCAAGATCAAGTATTGCGTGACACCCGTGCTCGTCGTGACCAGATGTTGGCACAGTCAGAGCAGCTTGAAACACGATTTGAAGAAAATGAATTTAAATTGGCCGACCTTAACGGCGCACTAGATACACGTTTAGGTTCACTAAAAGAATTGTTTGGTGTTCTTCAGCAAATTGCTGGCGACACGAAAAACAAATTTTATAACTCAGTAGTATCGGCTCAAATCACAGGTCGTTCAGACTTCCTTGATAAAATGGCACAAGACATGGGCTCTAGCTCAAAGCTTGCCTCTATCGAAGAAATTGAGCGTGTATGGTTTGAAATGCAACGTGAAATGACTGAGTCAGGTAAAGTAACCAAATTCACTACTGACGTAGTTGAAGCGGGTGGCCAGAAAGTATCAAAAGAAGTGGTGCGCGTAGGACCTTTCGCATTAGTTGCTGACGGTAAATACCTTGAATACAACGGTGTGACTGGTACGGTTTCAGAACTTATCCGTCAGCCTGCTGACCGTTACAACAGTTCTGCTGCAGAGCTTCAAGAATCGACTAGCGGTGAACTTGTACAGTTTGGTATCGACCCAACCGGTGGTTCAATTCTAGGCTTGTTAGTTCAAGCGCCTAATCTGAAAGAGCGTGTAGAGCAAGGCGGCGTGGTTGGATACATCATCCTTATCGTTGGTGCGTTTGGTTTACTGCTAGCCATAGAGCGTTTGATTACCTTGTCGCTTATTCGCATGAAAGTGAACAAGCAACTTAAGAGCAAAGAAGTTAAAACTAACAACCCGCTAGGCCGTGTACTTAAAGTACGTGATGAGCATCCAAATGCTGATGTTGAAGCACTAGAGCTTCATCTTACCGAAGCGATTTTAGGTGAAGTACCTAAGTTAGGGCGTAACCTTACTATCATCAAGATTATCTCAGTAGTAGCACCGCTTATGGGTCTACTTGGTACGGTTACCGGTATGATTAATACTTTCCAGGCAATTACCTTGTTTGGTACAGGCGACCCGAAACTAATGGCTGGTGGTATTTCAACAGCACTAGTTACAACGGTTCTTGGCCTAGTAGTCGCGATTCCGATGACTTTGCTATACGCCATGCTTAATACACGTTCTAAGAACATCGTATACATTCTTCAAGAACAAGCGTCTGGCGTTATTGCAGAGCGCGCAGAGCGGAGCTAA
- a CDS encoding DUF3450 domain-containing protein has product MKLINSLLIAGALVATPVLAQDDEVLNPVIDEAAKINESAAKSQEKINGITDQIDSKLQQFKTLMKEIEGLEVYNTQLRKQINSQEQEMDDLNAAIDEVSVVERQITPLMMRMIDGMEQFIALDVPFLPEERKNRVMDLKAMMDRADVAASEKFRRVMEAYQVEMDYGRTMEAYSGLHTINGQERDVEFLRLGRTALIYQTRDASSQGVWNKQTRQWEELDSSYRTQITKGLRMAKKQLAPDLLMLPVAITD; this is encoded by the coding sequence ATGAAGCTTATCAATTCTTTGCTTATTGCAGGCGCGCTTGTAGCGACACCTGTACTAGCACAAGACGATGAAGTACTAAATCCCGTTATCGATGAGGCGGCGAAAATTAATGAATCTGCTGCGAAGTCGCAGGAAAAAATAAACGGCATTACCGATCAGATTGACAGTAAACTTCAGCAATTCAAAACTTTGATGAAAGAAATTGAAGGTTTGGAAGTTTATAACACTCAACTTCGTAAACAAATTAACAGCCAAGAACAAGAAATGGATGACTTGAACGCCGCTATTGATGAAGTATCGGTTGTTGAGCGTCAAATTACCCCGCTTATGATGCGTATGATTGACGGCATGGAACAGTTTATTGCCCTAGACGTACCTTTTCTTCCTGAAGAACGCAAAAACCGCGTTATGGATTTGAAAGCCATGATGGACCGCGCCGATGTAGCCGCGTCTGAGAAGTTCCGACGTGTAATGGAAGCGTACCAAGTTGAGATGGACTACGGTCGCACCATGGAAGCCTACAGCGGCTTGCATACTATTAATGGTCAAGAGCGTGACGTAGAGTTTTTACGCTTAGGTCGCACAGCGCTTATTTATCAAACTCGTGATGCTAGTTCACAAGGTGTTTGGAACAAGCAAACTCGCCAGTGGGAAGAGCTAGACAGTAGCTACCGCACACAAATTACCAAAGGTCTGCGCATGGCGAAGAAACAACTTGCCCCAGACTTATTAATGCTACCAGTGGCTATCACAGACTAA
- a CDS encoding TonB-dependent receptor domain-containing protein produces the protein MKNNQSSIFKLGSLTLAISTILGSSLLSTTAMAQQSEDEVIEEVVATGTRLKGTATAVMQERQNQAFVADIMGADQIARTGDGDAAAALRRVTGLTLVDGKFIYVRGLGERYSSTQLNGMTVPSPDPTRSVVPLDLFPSSIIESLNVQKSFSPNMPGHFGGGNVNIRTKSIPTEFVFSVSGGAGWNSENSNDGFFYDGGSDDWTGRDDGTRALPSIIASNLAASGSDGFEGDSSRTLAQTQEILNSFNWDIGPESKSADPDFNFGATLGNRYTFDDDSVLGFLATVSYSNEWSITEEQLGNDIGGGQDNPRFTKYRDMISTEQNVRWSGMFNVGYELNSNHKIELVNMMLHDMRDRLRDGEYFDDSETTVGVEEFSRMDIIFEEREMVSSQLKGTHNFLDIANGVFFDWYAGTSRASREAPDIMEVTYQLFYDDAGALELERIDDTSGTNLNRQYQSLQDESDTYGFNVSTPFYGDGYDIEIKAGFDYYEKTRDAVNIDLAIRHFGINDEFKVGNRLYDIFSEENINNPDFYASSTGSSLFQDNTGEGDKYSAASKLTAGYLMVDAFIDKKWRLSGGARWEEFQQISVPYVEHSNEFAAETDEIVDSIYNEDDILPSFALTYIANDEMQYRFNISQTLIRPDLRDISTTFFIDPLTEFLVRGSPSLVETELMNIDVRWEWYMSQGNNVSVALFYKDMENPIEMVQFDGGEGVPQLLTANGEEGELYGLEVEFLHDLSFVSDSMSNFFISGNMTVSDSEVTIGSGDQDSLFSQQAREAYGGTITATITNDQRRLVGHSEWVANLQLGWDSDNGEHSASLVYNSFGERIIAPGVRGFEDGIENPFHSLDFVYTYYPDFNTTIKVKFQNILNEDKEIEQEGLLLRRESVGTGISASVKYDF, from the coding sequence ATGAAAAATAATCAATCGTCAATATTCAAGTTAGGTAGTCTGACGCTTGCCATTTCTACTATTCTAGGTTCAAGCTTATTGTCTACCACGGCAATGGCGCAACAATCAGAAGATGAAGTGATTGAAGAAGTTGTTGCTACAGGAACCCGATTAAAAGGGACAGCAACAGCGGTAATGCAAGAACGTCAAAACCAAGCGTTTGTTGCCGATATCATGGGTGCAGATCAAATTGCACGTACCGGTGATGGTGATGCTGCGGCGGCACTTCGCCGTGTAACTGGATTGACATTGGTAGATGGCAAGTTCATCTACGTTCGTGGTTTGGGTGAACGTTACTCAAGTACACAGTTAAATGGTATGACAGTACCTAGCCCTGATCCAACGCGTTCGGTGGTTCCGCTAGATTTATTCCCTTCAAGCATCATTGAAAGCTTGAACGTTCAAAAATCGTTTTCGCCCAATATGCCTGGTCATTTTGGTGGCGGTAACGTTAATATTCGCACTAAATCTATCCCTACTGAATTTGTTTTCAGTGTGTCTGGTGGAGCAGGTTGGAATTCAGAAAACAGTAACGATGGTTTTTTCTACGACGGTGGCAGCGACGATTGGACTGGACGAGATGATGGCACACGTGCCTTACCGTCTATCATAGCATCGAACCTAGCGGCTTCTGGTTCAGATGGGTTTGAAGGTGATTCTTCACGCACGTTAGCGCAAACACAAGAAATACTAAATTCGTTCAATTGGGATATTGGCCCTGAAAGTAAGTCTGCAGACCCAGACTTCAATTTTGGCGCAACCTTAGGTAATCGTTACACGTTTGACGATGACAGTGTATTGGGTTTTCTCGCGACGGTTTCTTACAGTAATGAATGGTCAATTACCGAAGAGCAATTGGGTAATGATATTGGTGGCGGACAAGATAATCCGCGCTTTACTAAATATCGTGACATGATTTCTACCGAGCAAAATGTTCGTTGGAGCGGCATGTTCAACGTGGGCTACGAGTTAAATAGCAACCACAAAATTGAACTTGTTAATATGATGCTGCATGACATGCGCGACCGCCTGCGCGATGGCGAATACTTCGACGACAGTGAAACAACGGTAGGCGTTGAAGAATTTAGCCGTATGGATATCATTTTCGAAGAGCGTGAAATGGTATCGTCACAGTTGAAAGGAACCCACAACTTCCTTGACATTGCTAACGGTGTATTCTTTGATTGGTATGCAGGTACAAGTCGTGCCTCACGTGAAGCGCCAGATATTATGGAAGTCACTTACCAGTTATTTTATGACGACGCAGGTGCGTTAGAGCTTGAACGTATTGATGATACTTCAGGGACTAACTTAAACCGTCAATATCAAAGCCTTCAAGATGAATCTGATACTTATGGTTTTAATGTCTCTACCCCCTTCTATGGAGACGGGTATGATATTGAAATTAAGGCGGGTTTCGACTATTACGAGAAAACTCGTGATGCCGTTAATATCGATTTAGCTATTCGTCATTTTGGTATCAATGATGAGTTTAAAGTGGGTAACCGTCTGTATGATATTTTCTCAGAAGAAAATATTAATAACCCAGACTTCTACGCAAGCTCAACCGGTAGCTCGTTATTCCAAGACAATACCGGTGAAGGTGATAAGTATTCTGCAGCAAGTAAATTGACTGCCGGTTACTTGATGGTAGATGCCTTTATCGATAAGAAATGGCGTCTAAGTGGTGGCGCACGTTGGGAAGAGTTCCAGCAAATTTCAGTCCCTTATGTTGAACACTCGAATGAGTTTGCAGCAGAGACAGATGAAATTGTTGATAGTATTTACAACGAAGATGACATCCTACCTTCATTCGCGTTGACGTATATTGCTAATGATGAAATGCAGTATCGTTTCAACATCAGCCAAACGTTAATTCGTCCTGATTTACGTGATATCAGCACCACATTCTTTATCGATCCGCTTACCGAATTCCTTGTTCGTGGCTCACCATCTTTGGTAGAAACAGAGCTAATGAACATAGACGTTCGCTGGGAATGGTATATGTCTCAGGGGAATAACGTATCTGTAGCATTATTCTATAAAGACATGGAAAACCCTATCGAGATGGTTCAGTTCGATGGTGGTGAGGGTGTACCTCAGTTACTTACCGCTAACGGTGAAGAAGGTGAGTTGTACGGGCTTGAAGTCGAGTTTTTACACGACCTTAGCTTCGTCAGCGATTCAATGAGCAACTTCTTTATATCCGGTAACATGACTGTATCGGATTCAGAAGTGACTATTGGCAGCGGTGATCAAGACTCTTTGTTCTCACAGCAAGCTCGTGAAGCTTATGGCGGTACTATTACAGCGACTATTACTAATGACCAGCGTCGTTTAGTGGGCCATTCAGAGTGGGTTGCTAACCTTCAACTAGGTTGGGATTCAGACAATGGAGAGCACTCGGCTTCATTGGTGTATAACTCGTTTGGTGAACGTATTATTGCGCCAGGTGTTCGCGGATTTGAAGATGGTATTGAAAACCCTTTCCATTCTTTAGATTTTGTTTACACCTACTATCCAGATTTCAATACTACGATTAAGGTTAAGTTTCAAAATATCCTTAACGAGGATAAAGAAATTGAACAGGAAGGGCTACTGTTACGCCGTGAATCAGTCGGCACAGGCATTAGCGCTAGCGTGAAGTACGACTTCTAA
- a CDS encoding 2OG-Fe(II) oxygenase — MEHVSSRWKNWVVKNLLAGTALPVITEQLTLNGFDADTVRRLLGRNLPSNYVFDRDVEFYRKLATPAFLHQPSINNVTCLCDEKEVQLYRVDDFLSAEECHAVIDLSSSKLSPSKLTGAPSAKGIRTSSTCELAFMDSALVTSIDSRIVNFLGLGIGEKEVIQAQHYEQGQYFKPHFDFFPPGTPQYLEHAKRRGQRTWTCMVYLDDGMEGGHTHFTKMGVSVKPHRGTALLWNNLTNTGEPNFNTLHYAEPVTAGNKNVITKWFRDKN, encoded by the coding sequence GTGGAGCATGTTTCATCACGCTGGAAAAATTGGGTAGTTAAAAACCTTCTCGCAGGCACAGCACTTCCCGTGATTACAGAGCAGTTAACGCTAAATGGGTTTGATGCAGATACAGTTCGTCGGCTTTTAGGCCGTAATTTACCTTCAAACTATGTTTTCGACCGAGATGTAGAGTTTTATCGCAAGCTCGCAACGCCCGCATTTTTACATCAGCCTTCAATTAATAATGTGACCTGTTTGTGCGATGAAAAGGAAGTTCAGCTTTATCGTGTAGATGACTTTTTATCGGCAGAAGAGTGCCATGCTGTAATCGACCTTTCTTCTAGCAAGCTTTCGCCCTCAAAACTGACAGGGGCGCCCTCTGCAAAAGGGATCAGAACATCGTCAACTTGCGAACTCGCCTTTATGGACAGCGCACTAGTTACCTCAATAGATAGCCGCATCGTCAATTTTTTAGGCTTGGGCATAGGAGAAAAAGAAGTTATACAAGCTCAGCATTATGAGCAGGGTCAATACTTTAAACCGCATTTTGATTTCTTTCCCCCAGGTACGCCGCAATATTTAGAACACGCAAAGCGGCGAGGTCAACGAACATGGACTTGCATGGTTTACTTAGATGATGGCATGGAAGGAGGCCATACTCATTTTACAAAAATGGGTGTATCGGTAAAACCCCATCGAGGCACAGCACTCCTATGGAATAATCTGACGAACACAGGGGAGCCTAACTTCAATACGCTTCATTATGCTGAGCCTGTAACGGCTGGTAATAAAAACGTCATAACTAAGTGGTTTCGAGATAAAAATTAG
- a CDS encoding PstS family phosphate ABC transporter substrate-binding protein: protein MRIKQFIASCNVAVLLLVSGSLGAETTHELEYERQPGVAGKITSVGSDTLANLMTFWSQEFKALYPQVGFQIQASGSSTAPPALIEGTATIGPMSRELKPSEIRDFTRKHGYPPLVLKVAMDAIAIFVERRNPLQGLTLNQVDSIFSQTQFCGGDGPINKWSELGIDANGYRAPIRLYGRNSVSGTYGLFKIIAMCDGDFRNTVNEQPGSASVVLSVASGKGAMGYAAYGYKTAGVRALPLGETKDSLVPLTIDNVRSESYPFSRFLYLVINKKPGEPLPTLEREFLRYILSEQGQEQVARDGYFPIREDMLLRQRRLVD, encoded by the coding sequence ATGCGAATAAAGCAATTCATCGCCTCGTGCAATGTGGCCGTTTTGCTTCTTGTATCAGGCTCGTTGGGGGCTGAAACTACCCATGAGCTAGAGTATGAACGCCAACCTGGGGTGGCAGGAAAGATCACCTCGGTAGGTTCAGACACACTCGCGAATTTAATGACCTTTTGGTCGCAAGAGTTCAAAGCCCTCTATCCGCAGGTGGGTTTCCAAATTCAAGCCTCGGGGTCTTCTACTGCGCCCCCTGCGCTTATTGAAGGTACAGCCACTATCGGCCCCATGAGCCGAGAATTAAAGCCTAGTGAAATTCGCGATTTTACCCGCAAGCACGGTTACCCGCCTTTAGTCCTTAAGGTTGCGATGGATGCTATCGCTATTTTTGTGGAACGCAGAAACCCGCTACAAGGCCTTACCCTGAACCAAGTCGATTCTATCTTTTCTCAAACACAATTTTGCGGTGGGGATGGACCAATCAATAAATGGTCAGAGTTAGGCATTGATGCCAACGGATATCGCGCCCCAATTCGCTTGTACGGGCGAAACTCGGTATCAGGAACCTATGGATTATTTAAAATCATAGCCATGTGTGACGGTGATTTTAGAAATACGGTAAACGAGCAGCCTGGGTCGGCTTCAGTAGTGCTGTCTGTCGCCTCAGGTAAAGGCGCTATGGGTTATGCGGCCTATGGTTACAAAACCGCAGGGGTGCGGGCGCTGCCGTTAGGTGAAACGAAAGATTCGTTAGTGCCACTTACCATAGATAACGTTCGTAGTGAGTCTTATCCGTTCTCGCGCTTCTTGTATTTGGTGATAAACAAAAAACCTGGTGAGCCACTGCCTACCCTTGAAAGAGAGTTTTTGCGTTATATTCTATCTGAACAAGGGCAAGAACAAGTCGCGCGTGATGGGTACTTTCCAATTAGGGAAGATATGCTCTTAAGGCAGCGTAGGTTGGTCGATTAA
- the phoR gene encoding phosphate regulon sensor histidine kinase PhoR translates to MYYPFSWLRSTLRLVLYLLVFALIGWYMNDMLFAVAIGATLLLIFNYWHLYKLNRWLWHSRKMSPPTVRGVWEHIYEGIYYLQRRNRNKRKELGELVKRFREGSEALPDAAVVVDSKACIIWCNRLARLDLGLKWPQDAGRRLDNLLRHPEFIQYFHAGNFKYPIEVPSPTNPHKTFEYRVMPYGDEHLLLIARDITRVSQLEAMRKDFVANVSHELRTPLTVINGYLEILPVDESADPFMQKAMKEMTAQTHRMQNLIEDLLVLSRIEASSERIYENVVNIPTVLSQIEREAQALNKEKQHHIEFHIDTELKVFGVETELRSACSNLVFNAVHYTPPGGEIHVYWHGDEEGAKFAVHDNGDGIESNHLNRLTERFYRVDKARSRKTGGSGLGLSIVKHVLSHHNSRLDIASTLGEGSQFSFVLDKELIAEQI, encoded by the coding sequence ATGTACTACCCGTTCTCATGGCTGAGAAGTACCCTTCGACTAGTGCTATACCTTTTGGTATTCGCGCTAATCGGTTGGTATATGAATGACATGTTATTTGCTGTAGCCATTGGCGCCACCTTGCTGCTTATCTTCAACTATTGGCATTTATACAAGCTTAACCGCTGGTTGTGGCATAGTCGTAAAATGTCACCACCCACCGTGCGTGGTGTGTGGGAACATATTTACGAAGGCATTTATTACCTGCAGCGCAGAAACAGAAATAAGCGTAAAGAGCTAGGTGAACTCGTGAAGCGATTTCGTGAGGGCTCTGAAGCCTTACCCGATGCCGCGGTAGTGGTGGATTCAAAAGCATGTATTATTTGGTGTAACCGCTTAGCCCGGCTGGATTTGGGCTTGAAGTGGCCACAGGATGCGGGCAGAAGGCTCGATAATTTACTACGCCACCCAGAGTTTATTCAGTACTTCCATGCTGGAAATTTCAAATATCCTATTGAAGTACCATCACCCACTAACCCGCATAAAACCTTTGAATATCGGGTTATGCCTTATGGTGACGAACACCTTTTATTAATTGCGCGTGATATTACCCGTGTTTCTCAGTTAGAGGCCATGCGTAAAGATTTTGTCGCCAATGTGTCACATGAATTAAGAACGCCGCTTACGGTAATTAATGGGTATTTAGAAATTTTGCCGGTGGATGAGTCGGCCGATCCTTTTATGCAAAAAGCCATGAAGGAAATGACCGCGCAAACTCATCGTATGCAAAATTTGATTGAAGATTTATTAGTGTTGTCTCGCATTGAGGCCAGCTCTGAACGCATTTATGAAAACGTAGTGAATATTCCTACGGTACTGTCTCAGATAGAGCGAGAAGCGCAGGCGCTTAATAAAGAAAAACAGCACCATATTGAATTTCATATTGATACCGAACTAAAAGTATTTGGGGTTGAAACCGAATTGCGAAGTGCTTGTTCTAACTTGGTATTCAATGCCGTGCACTACACTCCACCTGGTGGAGAAATTCATGTATATTGGCATGGTGACGAGGAAGGGGCTAAATTTGCCGTTCATGATAATGGCGATGGTATTGAGTCTAATCACCTTAATCGACTTACCGAGCGTTTTTACCGTGTCGATAAAGCACGGTCTCGCAAGACTGGTGGCTCAGGATTAGGCTTGTCGATAGTAAAGCACGTACTTAGCCATCACAATTCCCGTTTAGACATTGCCAGTACCTTAGGTGAGGGCAGTCAGTTTTCCTTTGTGCTTGATAAAGAGTTAATTGCGGAGCAAATTTAA
- the phoB gene encoding phosphate regulon transcriptional regulator PhoB: MSRTVLVVEDEAPIREMLKFVLEQSGFNIIEAEDYDIAQEKICEPYPDLILLDWMLPGGSGVQLAKSLKQHEFTRDIPVIMLTARGEEEDKIRGLDAGADDYVTKPFSPKELIARIKAVMRRVTPTSNEEPIEFNGLKLEPVSHRVMANEDPLDMGPTEFKLLHFFMTHPERVYSRELLLDNVWGTNVYVEDRTVDVHIRRLRKAISRHGHDAMIQTVRGAGYRFSTKL; the protein is encoded by the coding sequence ATGTCTCGTACAGTTTTGGTGGTTGAGGACGAAGCGCCCATCCGTGAAATGCTTAAGTTTGTGTTAGAGCAATCTGGTTTTAATATTATTGAAGCCGAAGATTACGATATAGCGCAAGAAAAAATATGTGAACCTTACCCAGATTTAATCTTACTCGATTGGATGCTACCTGGTGGAAGCGGCGTTCAATTGGCCAAGAGTTTAAAGCAACATGAGTTCACTCGTGATATCCCAGTGATCATGCTTACCGCAAGAGGCGAAGAAGAAGATAAAATTCGCGGTCTTGATGCGGGTGCTGACGATTACGTCACCAAACCGTTCTCACCTAAAGAGCTTATTGCTCGAATAAAAGCGGTGATGCGACGAGTAACGCCTACATCAAATGAAGAGCCTATTGAATTTAACGGCTTGAAACTTGAGCCTGTGTCTCATCGCGTTATGGCCAATGAAGATCCGTTAGACATGGGTCCAACCGAGTTTAAACTTCTTCACTTCTTCATGACCCATCCAGAGCGCGTTTATAGCCGTGAGCTATTACTCGACAATGTCTGGGGGACGAATGTATATGTGGAAGATAGAACCGTTGATGTGCATATCAGACGTTTACGCAAAGCTATCTCTCGTCATGGGCATGATGCTATGATTCAAACCGTGCGTGGAGCCGGTTACCGTTTCTCTACCAAACTCTAA
- a CDS encoding sensor histidine kinase has protein sequence MAAVKTGLSRKLLTRVLSVYFILTLIVTVGQIFTEYLSTKDHVEDELQTLKNTFSTSLTRALWELNTEQANSIAEGLLELPIVEGVQVRDENGNQIADYGLSIQRPRSPIEEELIEDHPSGIFSYSFPLIFKFSGRESTVGDVTLYSSFDTIFGRIEIGIFFLIGNALIKTTFLVFLFMTAFRTMLSEPLAEIIHQMEGFDPLHPNESKLSVKINDDNELLQLKESYNNVIDDLIVSNNKLTNAQDQLSHANKKLDDQNLILEQEVAKKTSSLSQIMLSLEQQKDELIANQRELRQENENRQYIEDELRKRNAELANSMGNLQLAKDQLVESERMASLGGLVAGITHDVNTPLGVGVTAASFLQERLGNLKTSFEEKSLTTKNMENFINEAEQTANLLLTNLNRASELIASFKQVAVDQTSETEREINLNDYIRDIIKSLKPSFKHSNHEIVVNCPEDLYIRCAPGAIAQIVTNMIVNSLVHGFEDTNDGKITLDVSTDNNTIEMRYRDNGKGLSNDDLDKLFDAFFTTKRGEGGSGLGTHIMYNLVTQSLSGHIEAQSKPGDGLQYTIRFPMKGKQA, from the coding sequence ATGGCGGCGGTAAAAACTGGGTTATCAAGAAAACTGCTGACACGAGTGCTCTCTGTATACTTCATTCTTACGCTTATTGTTACCGTTGGACAGATTTTCACTGAGTATTTAAGCACCAAAGATCATGTTGAAGACGAATTACAAACGTTAAAAAACACCTTCTCAACCAGCTTAACCCGCGCCCTGTGGGAACTTAACACCGAGCAAGCAAACTCAATTGCAGAGGGGTTATTAGAACTTCCCATCGTTGAAGGCGTGCAAGTTAGAGATGAAAATGGCAATCAAATTGCCGACTACGGTTTAAGTATTCAGCGTCCTCGCTCTCCTATCGAAGAAGAATTAATAGAAGACCACCCAAGTGGCATTTTTAGCTATAGCTTTCCATTAATATTTAAATTTTCAGGACGAGAATCGACCGTAGGCGATGTAACGCTCTACTCAAGTTTCGATACTATTTTTGGCCGTATCGAAATTGGGATCTTTTTTCTTATTGGAAATGCGTTAATAAAAACCACCTTTTTGGTGTTTCTTTTTATGACCGCGTTTCGCACCATGTTGTCCGAACCCTTGGCTGAAATAATTCATCAAATGGAAGGGTTCGACCCGCTTCATCCCAACGAAAGTAAGCTTTCAGTAAAAATTAATGACGATAATGAATTACTGCAATTAAAAGAATCCTACAACAACGTTATCGACGATTTAATCGTTTCTAATAACAAGTTGACCAATGCACAAGACCAGCTGTCACATGCCAATAAAAAACTAGACGATCAGAACCTCATTTTAGAGCAAGAAGTCGCCAAGAAAACCTCTTCGCTTTCTCAAATTATGCTTAGCCTCGAACAGCAAAAAGACGAACTTATCGCAAATCAAAGAGAGCTCCGACAAGAGAATGAAAATAGGCAGTATATAGAAGACGAGCTTCGCAAAAGAAATGCGGAGTTGGCGAATTCTATGGGAAATTTACAACTTGCCAAAGACCAGTTGGTAGAATCAGAACGCATGGCCTCTCTTGGCGGTTTGGTAGCTGGTATTACCCACGATGTGAATACACCATTGGGCGTTGGCGTGACGGCAGCCAGCTTTTTACAAGAGCGACTCGGTAACTTAAAAACTAGTTTTGAAGAGAAAAGTCTGACAACTAAGAACATGGAAAACTTCATTAATGAAGCAGAACAAACAGCGAATCTTCTCTTAACTAACTTAAATAGAGCGTCTGAGCTTATTGCTAGCTTCAAACAGGTGGCGGTGGATCAAACCAGCGAAACTGAGCGAGAGATAAACCTAAATGATTACATTCGTGACATCATTAAATCGCTTAAGCCAAGCTTCAAGCACAGTAACCATGAAATAGTAGTTAATTGCCCTGAAGATCTTTATATTCGCTGTGCACCAGGTGCCATTGCTCAAATTGTAACAAACATGATTGTAAACTCTTTAGTGCATGGTTTTGAAGATACCAACGATGGCAAAATTACGCTAGATGTAAGTACTGATAACAACACCATAGAGATGCGTTACCGCGACAATGGAAAAGGCTTGTCTAATGATGACTTGGATAAGTTATTTGATGCCTTCTTTACCACTAAGCGAGGAGAAGGCGGCAGCGGGCTTGGCACACACATTATGTACAACCTTGTTACTCAGTCTTTATCTGGCCACATTGAAGCGCAAAGCAAGCCTGGCGATGGCCTTCAATATACCATTCGCTTTCCTATGAAGGGTAAACAGGCTTAA